The Luteimonas sp. YGD11-2 genome has a window encoding:
- the rpoN gene encoding RNA polymerase factor sigma-54, whose protein sequence is MKASATTSMQLGQQLHMTPQLLQSIRLLQLDGLQLELEIRRTLEHNPLLELDEEPVASAMPEPADAQAEVASFDELPEASLWDVRGASWNDADDDGMQRIAAGESSDPQLRILQRLAHELDAHDLAVAAYWLENCDDAGYLTAPLDALIRRACALFDRRAGEIEAVRQRLLAGDPAGVAACDLRECLLAQLDALPGRVAARPLAARLIRDALDALAAHDIGAVARRLGCEQADAHEAVRLVLSLDPKPGEAGAPEVDQAVVPDVVVWKADAGWRVALNPRSTPRVSINAGYERAVAEGEGGAATAPMRELLQEARWFTRGLSMRYDTLLRTARVIVERQAAFLEQGEEAMAPLTLKEVADAIGMHESTVSRITTGKYLQTPRGTIEMKRFFAVRLDGANVSGAAVRAMVKRLIDAEPPQRPLADEAIAALLARQGVHIARRTVAKYREQLDIAPARARRNARPRSLLARTG, encoded by the coding sequence ATGAAGGCCAGTGCCACCACCTCGATGCAGCTCGGCCAGCAGCTGCACATGACCCCGCAGCTGCTGCAGTCGATCCGCCTGCTGCAGCTCGACGGCCTGCAGCTGGAGCTGGAGATCCGCCGGACGCTCGAGCACAACCCGCTGCTGGAGCTCGACGAGGAACCCGTTGCAAGCGCGATGCCAGAACCCGCCGACGCGCAGGCCGAGGTCGCCTCGTTCGACGAACTGCCGGAAGCCTCGCTGTGGGACGTGCGCGGCGCCAGCTGGAACGATGCCGACGACGACGGCATGCAGCGCATCGCCGCGGGTGAGTCCAGCGATCCGCAGCTGCGCATCCTGCAGCGGCTGGCGCATGAGCTCGACGCCCACGATCTCGCGGTGGCCGCGTACTGGCTGGAGAACTGCGACGACGCCGGCTACCTGACCGCCCCGCTCGATGCCCTGATCCGGCGCGCCTGCGCGCTGTTCGACCGCCGCGCCGGCGAGATCGAGGCCGTACGCCAGCGCCTGCTCGCCGGTGACCCCGCCGGCGTCGCCGCCTGCGACCTGCGCGAATGCCTGCTGGCGCAGCTGGACGCCCTGCCCGGTCGCGTCGCTGCCCGCCCGCTGGCCGCACGCCTGATCCGTGATGCGCTCGATGCGCTGGCCGCGCACGACATTGGTGCTGTCGCGCGCCGACTCGGCTGCGAGCAAGCCGATGCCCACGAGGCGGTGCGCCTGGTGCTGTCGCTCGATCCGAAGCCGGGTGAGGCCGGAGCGCCGGAGGTCGACCAGGCCGTGGTGCCCGACGTGGTGGTGTGGAAGGCCGATGCCGGCTGGCGGGTGGCGCTGAACCCGCGCTCCACCCCGCGGGTGTCGATCAATGCCGGCTACGAACGCGCCGTGGCCGAAGGCGAAGGTGGTGCCGCCACCGCGCCGATGCGCGAGCTGCTGCAGGAAGCGCGCTGGTTCACCCGCGGCCTGTCGATGCGCTACGACACTCTGTTGCGCACCGCGCGGGTGATCGTCGAGCGCCAGGCCGCGTTCCTCGAGCAGGGCGAGGAAGCGATGGCGCCGTTGACGCTGAAGGAAGTGGCCGATGCCATCGGCATGCACGAATCCACGGTCTCGCGCATCACCACCGGCAAGTACCTGCAGACGCCGCGCGGCACCATCGAGATGAAGCGCTTCTTCGCGGTGCGGCTGGATGGCGCCAATGTGTCCGGGGCCGCGGTCCGGGCCATGGTCAAGCGCCTGATCGATGCCGAGCCGCCGCAGCGCCCGCTGGCAGACGAAGCGATCGCCGCCCTGCTCGCCCGCCAGGGCGTACACATCGCACGCCGCACCGTGGCCAAGTACCGCGAGCAGCTCGACATTGCACCGGCCCGCGCGCGCCGCAACGCGCGCCCACGTTCCCTGCTGGCCCGGACGGGCTGA
- a CDS encoding FliH/SctL family protein translates to MNAVVRWLAPSMDAETTTAALQVEEPVELPRPPSLEEIQRIRDDAHREGHDEGYAAGHAEGFAQGQAEIRRLTAQIEGILDNFSRPLARLENEVVAALGDLAVRVAGGLVGRVYEADPGLLADLVAEAVDAVGGAAREVEVRLHPDDIAALTPLLSLAPATRLVADHALARGDLRVHAESVRIDGSLDARLRGALDTVLRRAGARA, encoded by the coding sequence ATGAACGCGGTGGTGCGCTGGCTGGCGCCGTCGATGGATGCGGAAACCACGACCGCGGCCCTACAGGTCGAGGAGCCGGTCGAGCTACCGCGCCCGCCGTCGCTGGAGGAGATCCAGCGCATCCGCGACGACGCCCATCGCGAAGGCCACGACGAAGGCTATGCGGCCGGCCACGCCGAAGGGTTCGCCCAGGGCCAGGCGGAGATTCGCCGGCTGACCGCGCAGATCGAGGGCATCCTCGACAACTTCTCGCGTCCCCTCGCCCGCCTCGAGAACGAGGTGGTGGCGGCGCTTGGCGACCTCGCCGTGCGCGTGGCCGGCGGACTGGTCGGGCGCGTGTACGAGGCCGACCCGGGGCTGCTCGCCGACCTCGTCGCCGAGGCCGTGGATGCGGTGGGCGGCGCGGCGCGCGAGGTGGAGGTGCGCCTGCATCCCGACGACATCGCCGCGCTGACCCCGCTGCTGTCACTGGCACCGGCCACGCGGCTGGTGGCCGACCATGCGCTGGCGCGGGGCGACCTGCGCGTGCACGCCGAAAGCGTGCGCATCGACGGCAGCCTCGACGCACGCCTGCGCGGCGCGCTCGATACGGTGCTGCGTCGTGCCGGGGCGCGCGCATGA
- a CDS encoding flagellar hook-length control protein FliK yields MTPLGLSAPLPPAAKAPASASGSSPAKGGGEFARTLHAASAPADGEAPEAAAAKVPAEREPGADEQPGIPADPSLVLTPEPLTTLPWPPEGLAGLPGIVMPADADAEPQSAASTTLRGGLQTLAGAMAAPAASSTALSPAAQPLAVAAAQEPGLAASLDDGAAAMPLPVELETAGDAAPAPPAFALPAVAGGAPLALREPPPVLATPLPPADVHAEDFGDRFGAQLQWMAGQKIGHARIQVTPHGLGPVEVRLQLDGDRISAEFFSAHVDTRQALEQGLPRLRDLLGEHGFHLAHADVGAQSGGDDRGGDTRPAAPADGAGNEPATGAAVTSAISYGGSGLLDAYA; encoded by the coding sequence GTGACTCCGCTGGGTCTGTCGGCGCCGCTGCCGCCCGCGGCAAAGGCGCCGGCATCGGCATCCGGGTCGTCGCCAGCGAAGGGAGGCGGGGAATTCGCGCGCACGCTGCACGCCGCTTCGGCACCGGCCGACGGTGAAGCGCCGGAGGCCGCCGCAGCGAAGGTGCCGGCGGAGCGGGAGCCGGGCGCCGACGAGCAGCCGGGTATTCCCGCGGATCCGTCGCTGGTGCTCACGCCGGAGCCCCTGACCACCCTGCCCTGGCCGCCGGAAGGCCTCGCCGGCCTGCCCGGCATCGTCATGCCTGCCGATGCGGATGCGGAACCGCAGTCGGCGGCTTCCACCACTCTGCGCGGCGGACTTCAGACCCTCGCCGGCGCGATGGCCGCGCCCGCGGCCAGCAGCACCGCGCTATCGCCCGCGGCGCAGCCGCTGGCGGTGGCCGCTGCGCAGGAACCGGGGCTTGCCGCCAGCCTCGACGATGGCGCGGCCGCGATGCCGCTGCCGGTCGAACTCGAGACCGCAGGCGATGCCGCACCGGCTCCGCCTGCGTTCGCGCTTCCAGCGGTGGCCGGCGGCGCGCCGCTCGCACTGCGCGAGCCGCCGCCCGTGCTGGCCACGCCCCTGCCGCCCGCGGACGTCCATGCCGAGGACTTCGGCGACCGCTTCGGTGCGCAGCTGCAGTGGATGGCCGGACAGAAGATCGGCCACGCCCGCATCCAGGTCACGCCGCACGGCCTCGGGCCGGTGGAAGTGCGCCTGCAACTGGATGGCGACCGCATCAGCGCCGAATTCTTCAGCGCCCATGTCGATACCCGCCAGGCGCTCGAACAGGGCCTGCCACGGCTGCGTGACCTGCTCGGCGAGCACGGCTTCCACCTCGCACATGCCGATGTCGGCGCGCAGTCCGGTGGCGACGATCGCGGCGGTGACACGCGTCCAGCGGCGCCCGCCGACGGCGCGGGCAACGAGCCCGCCACCGGCGCGGCCGTGACATCGGCGATCAGCTACGGCGGATCGGGGCTGCTCGACGCCTACGCCTGA
- a CDS encoding response regulator transcription factor — MDTIKVLLVDDHEGFINAALRHFRKVDWLQVIGTAANGLEAIERSEALRPDVVLMDLAMPEMGGLQAARLIKAQDDPPYIVIASHFDDAEHREHATRAGADNFVSKLSYIQEVMQILESLHAPESGAGDVS; from the coding sequence ATGGACACGATCAAGGTCCTGCTGGTCGACGACCACGAGGGTTTCATCAACGCGGCGCTGCGCCACTTCCGCAAGGTCGACTGGCTGCAGGTGATCGGCACCGCGGCCAATGGCCTGGAGGCGATCGAGCGTTCCGAGGCACTTCGCCCCGACGTGGTGCTGATGGATCTGGCGATGCCGGAGATGGGTGGCCTGCAGGCCGCGCGCCTGATCAAGGCCCAGGACGATCCGCCCTACATCGTCATCGCCAGCCATTTCGACGATGCCGAGCACCGCGAGCACGCCACCCGTGCCGGCGCCGACAACTTCGTCAGCAAGCTGTCCTACATCCAGGAAGTCATGCAGATCCTGGAATCGCTGCACGCACCGGAATCCGGTGCCGGAGACGTGTCATGA
- a CDS encoding FliI/YscN family ATPase → MSGAGSALDDARLRDAALPADPAGWLGARNLRLAARLAATGPDPAAGRGLIREGILRRAIGLTVEAVGCAAPMGATCRVEVDGGWVEAEVVGFAGDRTSLMPSAELHGLLPNARVVPLHRRGGVEVGEGLLGRVIDSDGIPLDGKGPIRAEGSVGMAGVAINPLAREPITQPLDVGVRAINALLPIGRGQRVGLFAGSGVGKSTLLGMMTRYTAADVIVVGLIGERGREVRDFVESTLGEEGLRRAVVVAAPADRPPLARLHGAYRATAIAEWFRDQGLNVLLLMDSLTRFAQAQREIGLSVGEPPTTRGYPPSVFAKLPALVERAGNGAKGRGSITAFYTVLTEGDDPQDPIADAARAILDGHILLSRRIADAGLYPAIDVESSVSRVVTEIADETWRERIRALKRLVSAYNANRDLIAIGAYQRGGDPAVDEALARWPEIMAFLGQDVARAADLNHSRDALASLLHTEESPA, encoded by the coding sequence ATGAGCGGCGCGGGCTCTGCCCTGGACGACGCCCGCCTGCGCGATGCCGCGCTGCCGGCCGATCCTGCCGGCTGGCTGGGCGCGCGCAACCTGCGCCTGGCGGCACGGCTGGCCGCCACCGGCCCCGACCCCGCCGCGGGCCGTGGCCTGATCCGCGAGGGCATCCTGCGCCGGGCGATCGGCCTGACCGTGGAGGCGGTCGGCTGCGCGGCGCCGATGGGCGCCACCTGCCGGGTCGAAGTCGACGGCGGCTGGGTGGAGGCCGAAGTGGTCGGCTTTGCCGGCGACCGCACCTCGCTGATGCCCAGCGCCGAACTGCATGGCCTGCTGCCCAACGCCCGCGTGGTGCCGCTGCATCGCCGCGGCGGCGTCGAGGTCGGCGAAGGCCTGTTGGGGCGCGTCATCGACAGCGACGGCATTCCGCTCGACGGCAAGGGCCCCATCCGCGCCGAGGGCAGCGTCGGCATGGCCGGCGTCGCCATCAATCCGCTCGCGCGCGAGCCGATCACCCAGCCGCTGGATGTCGGCGTGCGCGCGATCAATGCGCTGCTGCCGATCGGCCGCGGCCAGCGCGTGGGTCTGTTCGCGGGCTCCGGCGTCGGCAAGTCCACCCTGCTCGGGATGATGACCCGCTACACCGCCGCCGACGTCATCGTGGTCGGGCTGATCGGTGAGCGCGGCCGCGAAGTGCGCGACTTCGTCGAGAGCACCCTGGGCGAGGAAGGCCTGCGTCGCGCGGTGGTCGTTGCGGCACCCGCCGACCGGCCGCCGCTGGCGCGCCTGCATGGTGCCTACCGCGCCACCGCGATCGCCGAGTGGTTCCGCGACCAGGGCCTCAACGTGCTGCTGCTGATGGATTCGCTGACCCGCTTCGCGCAGGCGCAGCGCGAGATCGGCCTGTCGGTCGGCGAGCCGCCGACCACCCGCGGCTACCCGCCGTCGGTGTTCGCCAAGTTGCCGGCGCTGGTCGAACGGGCCGGCAACGGCGCCAAGGGCCGCGGCTCCATCACCGCGTTCTACACCGTGCTCACCGAAGGCGACGATCCACAGGATCCGATCGCCGATGCCGCGCGCGCGATCCTCGACGGCCACATCCTGCTGTCGCGACGGATTGCCGACGCCGGCCTGTACCCGGCGATCGACGTGGAGTCGTCGGTCAGCCGCGTCGTCACCGAGATCGCCGACGAGACCTGGCGCGAGCGCATCCGCGCGCTCAAGCGGCTGGTTTCCGCCTACAACGCCAACCGCGACCTCATCGCCATCGGCGCCTACCAGCGCGGTGGCGATCCGGCGGTTGACGAAGCGCTGGCGCGCTGGCCCGAGATCATGGCCTTCCTGGGCCAGGACGTGGCCCGCGCCGCCGACCTGAACCACAGCCGCGACGCGCTCGCGAGCCTGCTGCACACCGAGGAGTCCCCTGCATGA
- the fliJ gene encoding flagellar export protein FliJ, with translation MKSSTRIDPLLNRAQDNEDAVARVLADRQRALQQNESRLDELRRYAAEYGQSQLAATSPAQLANRRAFLERLESAVEQQSRAVDNHRQTVEVERSRLLLASRDKQVLEQLAASYRAQERVVDERRSQRELDDLGARRVRLAALAAEGAGP, from the coding sequence ATGAAGTCGTCCACACGCATCGATCCACTGCTCAACCGCGCACAGGACAACGAGGACGCCGTCGCCCGTGTGCTGGCCGATCGCCAGCGGGCGCTGCAACAGAACGAGTCGCGGCTCGACGAGCTGCGCCGCTATGCCGCCGAGTACGGCCAGAGCCAGCTCGCCGCCACCAGCCCCGCGCAGCTGGCCAACCGCCGCGCGTTCCTGGAGCGGCTGGAAAGCGCGGTCGAACAGCAGAGCCGCGCGGTCGACAACCACCGCCAGACCGTGGAGGTCGAGCGCAGCCGCCTGCTGCTGGCCAGCCGCGACAAGCAGGTGCTCGAACAGCTTGCGGCGAGTTACCGCGCGCAGGAGCGCGTGGTCGACGAGCGCCGCTCGCAGCGCGAACTCGATGACCTTGGCGCACGCCGGGTTCGCCTGGCTGCACTGGCCGCGGAAGGCGCCGGCCCGTGA
- the fliG gene encoding flagellar motor switch protein FliG, with product MKQPFNSESLTGVQRAAVLLLSLGEEDAAEVLKHMDAKEVQKLGLAMATVGAVSREQVGKVMDDFQGALDRQTSLGVGADDYIRAVLVQALGADKAGSLIDRILLGRNTTGLDTLKWMDPRAIADLVRNEHPQIIAIVLSHLDPDQAADTLKLMPERTRADVLLRIATLDGIPPNALNELNEIMERQFAGNQNLKSSAVGGVKVAANILNYMDTGQDQNLLVAIRKVDAQLGQRIQDLMFVFDDLIDLEDRELQTVLREVSGERLGVALRGADPKVREKITRNMSQRAAEILLEDMEARGPVRLSDVETAQKEILAVVRRLADEGAVTLGGGATEEMV from the coding sequence ATGAAACAGCCGTTTAACAGCGAGTCCCTCACCGGCGTGCAGCGCGCAGCGGTGCTGCTGCTGTCGCTGGGCGAGGAGGACGCGGCCGAGGTGCTCAAGCACATGGACGCCAAGGAAGTGCAGAAGCTCGGCCTGGCAATGGCGACGGTGGGCGCGGTCAGCCGCGAACAGGTCGGCAAGGTGATGGACGACTTCCAGGGCGCACTCGACCGCCAGACCTCGCTGGGCGTGGGCGCCGACGACTACATCCGCGCGGTGCTGGTGCAGGCGCTGGGTGCCGACAAGGCCGGCAGCCTGATCGACCGCATCCTGCTCGGCCGCAACACCACCGGTCTCGACACCCTGAAGTGGATGGACCCGCGCGCGATCGCCGACCTGGTGCGCAACGAGCACCCGCAGATCATCGCCATCGTGCTGTCGCACCTCGATCCCGACCAGGCCGCCGACACCCTGAAGCTGATGCCCGAGCGCACCCGCGCCGACGTGCTGCTGCGCATCGCCACCCTCGACGGCATCCCGCCGAATGCGCTCAACGAGCTCAACGAGATCATGGAGCGGCAGTTCGCCGGCAACCAGAACCTCAAGTCCTCGGCGGTGGGCGGGGTGAAGGTGGCCGCCAACATCCTCAACTACATGGACACCGGCCAGGACCAGAATCTGCTGGTGGCGATCCGCAAGGTCGACGCCCAGCTGGGCCAGCGCATCCAGGACCTCATGTTCGTGTTCGACGACCTCATCGACCTCGAGGACCGCGAGCTGCAGACCGTGCTGCGCGAGGTGTCCGGCGAGCGCCTGGGCGTCGCCCTGCGCGGCGCCGACCCCAAGGTGCGCGAGAAGATCACCCGCAACATGTCGCAGCGTGCCGCCGAGATCCTGCTCGAGGACATGGAAGCGCGCGGGCCCGTGCGGCTGTCGGATGTCGAGACCGCGCAGAAGGAGATCCTCGCGGTGGTGCGCAGGCTTGCCGATGAGGGCGCGGTCACCCTTGGCGGTGGTGCCACCGAGGAGATGGTATGA
- the fliE gene encoding flagellar hook-basal body complex protein FliE, producing MSHSIDSVLSQIRSYQGQVRQTVGADVPRSDAIPAPGGLQGGIGGVGGATATTPSFGATLRSALEGVNGAQQRSGELVRAFELGEPGADLAKVMVAAQQSQVAFRATVEVRNRLVQAYQDVMNMPL from the coding sequence ATGAGCCATTCGATCGATTCCGTCCTCTCGCAGATCCGCAGCTACCAGGGCCAGGTGCGCCAGACCGTGGGCGCCGATGTGCCGCGGTCGGATGCGATCCCCGCACCCGGCGGGCTGCAGGGCGGGATCGGCGGCGTCGGCGGTGCCACCGCGACCACGCCGAGCTTCGGCGCCACCCTGCGCAGCGCGCTGGAAGGCGTGAACGGCGCGCAGCAGCGCAGCGGTGAACTGGTGCGGGCGTTCGAACTGGGTGAGCCCGGCGCGGACCTCGCCAAGGTGATGGTCGCCGCGCAGCAGTCGCAGGTCGCCTTCCGCGCCACCGTGGAAGTGCGCAACCGGCTGGTGCAGGCGTACCAGGACGTCATGAACATGCCGCTGTAA
- a CDS encoding TetR/AcrR family transcriptional regulator, with translation MSARPRSEKAEARAEAQRTRILDAAQHCFIEHGFHGAGMALIAETAQMSAGLIYRYFESKSAIIRAIVEEQLELLREDIARNTHPDFPTVLAEEYGRPHQCEGRRMSASLLLEISAEATRDPQIAAALDDYDTTVRNALQDWLTRAREAGGMALDGEDARRRALMLQCLIEGLKLRETREPGLDRDLLMAALQDVVPRMLDR, from the coding sequence CAGATCGGAAAAGGCCGAGGCGCGTGCCGAGGCGCAGCGCACGCGCATCCTCGATGCCGCGCAGCACTGCTTCATCGAGCACGGGTTCCACGGCGCGGGCATGGCGCTCATCGCCGAGACCGCGCAGATGAGCGCGGGGCTGATCTACCGCTATTTCGAGAGCAAGAGCGCGATCATCCGCGCGATCGTGGAGGAACAGCTGGAATTGCTGCGCGAGGACATCGCACGCAACACGCATCCGGACTTCCCGACGGTGCTCGCGGAGGAATACGGACGCCCGCACCAGTGCGAAGGCCGCCGCATGAGTGCCTCGCTGCTGCTGGAGATCTCGGCCGAAGCCACCCGCGACCCGCAGATCGCGGCCGCCCTCGACGACTACGACACCACGGTGCGCAATGCGCTGCAGGACTGGCTGACCCGCGCCCGCGAGGCCGGCGGAATGGCGCTTGACGGTGAAGACGCGCGCAGGCGCGCACTGATGCTGCAGTGCCTGATCGAGGGACTGAAGCTGCGCGAGACCCGCGAACCGGGGCTCGACCGCGACCTGCTGATGGCCGCGCTGCAGGACGTGGTGCCGCGGATGCTCGACCGCTGA
- the fliF gene encoding flagellar basal-body MS-ring/collar protein FliF — MAITLSREALRADKAGEKAVEVFDRLEKMQLARRLGKMLLLAGAVALGLIVFFWSQKPGYVPLYAGLDAKATAEATDLLRTAQIPFRIDQSTGAISVPEQNVHDARLKLAGSGLTESGRLGFEMMERDPGFGVSQFVETARYQHALETELVRTISALRPVRDARVHLAIPKPSAFTRQREAASASVVLELRGGAELERGQVDAIVHLVASSIPDLAPERVTVVDQNGRMLSNDRQDAAAALSTLQFEQVRRQETSFNQRIRELLEPMTGAGRVNAEVTVDMDFSAIEEAREQFNAEPPKLRSEQVSENSAATAGAQGIPGATSNLPETVEDPDAVDAAVAAATGGNPTESSRSATRNYELDRTLSHTRQPPGRIRRVTTAVLVDHVPRPGAEGTTTLQPLTAAELQRVEALVRQAVGFDEARGDVVSVMNAPFVREQAGDAGGGTPWWQMPQLRDGLRLLLGAIVVLALLFGVVRPAIRQINDPAPRRKPEPQTAEVRLVEDELLPLADDTAQIGSAGERAPIALPSNAYEDRLRHAREAVRTDSKRVAQVVKGWLGDETAV; from the coding sequence ATGGCGATCACGTTGTCGAGAGAAGCGCTCCGCGCGGACAAGGCCGGCGAAAAGGCGGTCGAGGTGTTCGATCGGCTCGAGAAAATGCAGCTGGCGCGGCGGCTGGGGAAGATGCTGCTGCTGGCCGGCGCCGTGGCGCTGGGGCTGATCGTGTTCTTCTGGTCGCAGAAGCCGGGCTACGTGCCGCTGTATGCCGGGCTCGACGCCAAGGCCACCGCCGAGGCCACCGACCTGCTGCGTACCGCGCAGATCCCGTTCCGCATCGACCAGTCCACCGGCGCGATCTCGGTGCCCGAGCAGAACGTACACGACGCGCGGCTGAAGCTTGCCGGTTCCGGGCTCACCGAATCCGGGCGCCTGGGCTTCGAGATGATGGAGCGCGACCCAGGCTTCGGCGTCAGCCAGTTCGTCGAGACCGCGCGCTACCAGCACGCGCTGGAAACCGAACTGGTGCGCACCATCAGCGCGCTGCGCCCGGTGCGCGACGCCCGCGTGCACCTGGCCATTCCCAAGCCCAGCGCGTTCACCCGCCAGCGCGAGGCCGCGAGTGCCTCGGTGGTGCTGGAACTGCGCGGTGGCGCCGAGCTCGAGCGCGGCCAGGTGGATGCGATCGTGCATCTGGTCGCGTCCAGCATTCCCGACCTCGCGCCCGAGCGCGTGACCGTGGTCGACCAGAACGGCCGCATGCTCAGCAACGACCGCCAGGACGCCGCCGCGGCACTGAGCACGCTGCAGTTCGAGCAGGTGCGCCGCCAGGAAACCTCGTTCAACCAGCGCATCCGCGAGCTGCTCGAGCCGATGACCGGCGCCGGCCGCGTCAATGCCGAGGTCACCGTGGACATGGACTTCTCCGCGATCGAGGAAGCCCGCGAGCAGTTCAACGCCGAGCCGCCGAAGCTGCGCAGCGAACAGGTCAGCGAGAACAGCGCGGCCACCGCCGGCGCGCAGGGCATCCCCGGCGCCACCAGCAACCTGCCCGAGACCGTCGAGGACCCGGACGCGGTGGACGCCGCGGTGGCGGCCGCGACCGGCGGCAACCCCACCGAGTCCTCGCGCAGCGCCACCCGCAACTACGAGCTCGACCGCACGCTGAGCCATACCCGCCAGCCGCCCGGCCGGATCCGCCGCGTCACCACCGCGGTGCTGGTCGACCACGTGCCCCGCCCGGGTGCGGAAGGCACGACCACCCTGCAGCCGCTGACCGCGGCCGAACTGCAGCGCGTGGAAGCGCTGGTGCGCCAGGCGGTGGGCTTCGACGAAGCGCGCGGTGACGTGGTCTCGGTGATGAATGCCCCGTTCGTGCGCGAACAGGCCGGGGATGCCGGTGGCGGCACGCCGTGGTGGCAGATGCCGCAGCTGCGCGATGGCCTGCGGCTGCTGCTCGGCGCGATCGTGGTGCTGGCGCTGCTGTTCGGCGTGGTGCGCCCGGCGATCCGCCAGATCAACGATCCGGCGCCGCGCCGCAAGCCGGAGCCGCAGACCGCCGAAGTGCGGCTGGTGGAGGACGAACTGCTGCCGCTGGCCGACGACACCGCACAGATCGGCAGCGCCGGCGAGCGCGCACCGATCGCGCTGCCGTCCAATGCCTATGAGGACCGCCTGCGCCATGCGCGCGAGGCCGTCCGTACCGATTCCAAGCGCGTGGCACAGGTCGTGAAGGGGTGGTTGGGCGATGAAACAGCCGTTTAA
- a CDS encoding sigma-54 dependent transcriptional regulator, producing MSEPRILVIDANGDRAERLCTLLEFMDLRPRWVSEPGEIAPARHRQNDWMAVLVGDLDDADAARAFFAWLAQASVPPPVLLLDAEPAAFAAAHGLHEAGVWALEAPLRHAQLENLLRMASLKRIDADAQAAADQGGGPTGTSESVQRLRRLIDQVAPFDTTVLILGESGTGKEVAARAIHHRSTRRDGPFVAINCGAIPPELLESELFGHEKGAFTGALSARKGRFEMAEGGTLLLDEIGDMSLPMQVKLLRVLQERCFERVGGNQTIKCDVRVIAATHRNLEDRIGEGHFREDLFYRLNVFPIEMPALRERRDDLQELVRTIADQLARNGRGEIRFAAETLDALAGYAWPGNVRELSNLVERLAVLNPGGLVRVQDLPQRYREHLAQPAAAPSPVAPMRAPAGDVSPRTTATAVVLETANETHLPEDGLDLRDHMAQIELRLIREALERSEGVVAHAAQLLGLRRTTLAEKLRKYGIERDLAA from the coding sequence ATGAGTGAGCCCCGCATCCTGGTGATCGACGCCAACGGCGACCGCGCCGAGCGCCTGTGCACGCTGCTGGAGTTCATGGACCTGCGCCCGCGCTGGGTGTCGGAGCCCGGCGAGATCGCGCCCGCACGCCACCGTCAAAACGACTGGATGGCGGTGCTGGTCGGCGACCTGGATGACGCCGACGCCGCGCGCGCCTTTTTCGCCTGGCTGGCGCAGGCCAGCGTGCCGCCGCCGGTGCTGCTGCTGGATGCCGAGCCGGCCGCCTTCGCGGCGGCGCACGGGCTGCACGAGGCCGGCGTGTGGGCGCTGGAGGCACCGCTGCGCCACGCCCAGCTCGAGAACCTGCTGCGCATGGCCAGCCTCAAGCGCATCGATGCCGATGCCCAGGCCGCGGCCGACCAGGGCGGTGGCCCGACCGGTACCAGCGAGTCCGTGCAGCGGCTGCGCCGGCTGATCGACCAGGTGGCGCCGTTCGATACCACGGTGCTGATCCTCGGCGAGTCCGGCACCGGCAAGGAGGTGGCGGCGCGCGCCATCCATCACCGCTCGACCCGTCGAGACGGGCCGTTCGTGGCCATCAACTGCGGCGCGATCCCGCCGGAACTGCTGGAAAGCGAACTGTTCGGCCACGAGAAGGGGGCGTTCACCGGTGCGCTGTCGGCGCGCAAGGGCCGCTTCGAGATGGCCGAGGGCGGCACCCTGCTGCTCGACGAGATCGGCGACATGAGCCTGCCGATGCAGGTCAAGCTGCTGCGCGTGCTGCAGGAACGCTGCTTCGAGCGCGTCGGCGGCAACCAGACCATCAAGTGCGACGTGCGCGTCATCGCGGCCACCCATCGCAACCTCGAGGACCGCATCGGCGAAGGGCACTTCCGTGAGGACCTGTTCTACCGCCTCAACGTGTTCCCGATCGAGATGCCGGCGCTGCGCGAACGCCGCGACGACCTGCAGGAACTGGTGCGCACCATTGCTGACCAGCTTGCCCGCAACGGCCGTGGCGAGATCCGCTTCGCCGCCGAGACCCTGGATGCGCTGGCCGGCTACGCCTGGCCGGGCAACGTGCGCGAACTGAGCAACCTGGTCGAACGCCTGGCGGTGCTCAACCCGGGTGGGTTGGTGCGTGTGCAGGACCTGCCGCAGCGCTACCGCGAACACCTGGCCCAGCCCGCGGCCGCGCCCTCGCCCGTCGCGCCGATGCGCGCGCCGGCGGGCGACGTATCGCCCCGCACCACGGCCACGGCCGTGGTCCTGGAAACTGCCAACGAAACCCATCTGCCCGAGGACGGCCTGGACCTGCGCGACCACATGGCGCAGATCGAACTGCGGCTGATCCGCGAGGCGCTGGAGCGCAGCGAGGGCGTGGTGGCGCATGCCGCGCAGCTGCTGGGCCTGCGCCGCACCACGCTGGCCGAGAAGCTGCGCAAGTACGGCATCGAGCGCGACCTGGCGGCCTGA